AACGAGCTGCAGTGCAAGGCGAGCCGCCTGGCCTACCCGATCCGCGACGGCATTCCGGTCATGCTGGAAGATGAGGCGCGCGAAATGTCCGAGGCCGAAGTGGCCGCATTGCGCGACGCGGTGCCGGGCCGCGGTACGGCGTCCATCTGAGGCGCTCATCATGTTCAAGGTGGTGATTCCCGCCCGCTTCGCCTCGACGCGCCTGCCCGGCAAGCCCCTGATCGACATCGGTGGCCTGCCGATGGTCGTGCGTGTCGCTCAGCAGGCCGCGCGCAGCGGCGCCGACGCGCTGGTGGTGGCGACCGATCATGAAGGCATCGCCGCCGCGGTCACCGCGCACGGTTTCCAGGCGGTGATGACACGCGCCGACCACTCGACCGGTACCGACCGCATTGCCGAAGTCGCGGAGCAACTGGGCTGGTCGCCGGCGACCGTGGTGGTCAATGTGCAGGGTGATGAACCGCTGATCGATCCGGACCTGATCCGTGCCGTCGCGCTGGCGCTCGATCAGGATCCGGAATCGTCGATCGCGACCGCCAGCAGCGCCATCACCGAGGCCGCTGACTTCTTCAGTCCCGGCGTGGTGAAGGTGGTGTGCGATGCGCAGGGCCGCGCGATGTACTTTTCGCGCGCACCGATCCCGTGGGCGCGCGACGACTTTGCCGTCACGCGCGACGTGCTGCCGCCCGGTCTGGATGCGCAGCGCCACATCGGCATCTACGCCTACCGGGTACGCTTCCTGCAGAAGAACGCCCGTCTTTCGCCAGCGGCAGCTGAGCAGTGCGAGGCGCTGGAACAGCTGCGCGCGCTGTGGCACGGGCACCGCATCCGCGTTGTCGGCAATGTCGCCATGCCGCACGCCGGTGTGGATACCGAAGACGATCTGGCGCGCATGCGTGCGCTGTTCGCGAACGGCATCGCGTGACGCACTGCGGTTTGACCGCGCCGCACATTGGCGGTAAGTTCGCGCCCGCTGACACCGGACGGTAACAAAGCCGGTGCGGCCTGCAGAAGAAGAATCCGGACATCACATCAACCCCGACAACAACACCACATCAGGAGCGGACATGCGCCTCATTCTTCTGGGCCCGCCGGGCGCCGGCAAAGGTACTCAGGCCACCTTCATCAAGGAACGCTTCAGCATTCCGCAGATTTCGACCGGTGACATGCTGCGTGCCGCGGTGAAGGCCGGCACCCCGCTCGGCATCGAAGCCAAGAAGGTGATGGACGCCGGCGGCCTGGTGTCGGACGACCTCATCATCGGACTGGTCAAGGACCGCCTGCTGGCCGACGACTGCAAGGCCGGCTACATGTTCGACGGCTTCCCGCGCACCATTCCGCAAGCCGACGCGATGAAGCAGGCCAAGGTGGCGATCGACTTCGTGCTGGAAATCCAGGTGCCCGATTCGGACATCATCACCCGCATGAGCGGCCGCCGTGCCCATCTGGCGTCGGGTCGCACCTATCATGTGGTGTTCAACCCGCCCAAGGTCGAAGGCATCGATGACGTGACCGGCGAACCGCTGGTACAGCGCGACGACGACCGCGAAGAAGTGGTGAAGAAGCGGCTCGAGGTGTATCACTCGCAGACCCGTCCGCTGGTCGATTACTACTCCGGCTGGGCACAGCGCGGCGAGCCGGGCGCACCGCAGTACCGCGCCATCTCGGGCGTCGGTCCGGTCGACGAGGTGATGAAGCGCGCACTCGAGGCACTGCGCTGACACTGATGCCTGCAAACCTGTTCTACGCGCAGTCCGGTGGCGTCACCGCGGTGATCAACGCCACCGCCTGCGGTGTCATCCAGGCGGCACGCGAGCAGGGCGGGCGCATCGGCAAGGTGTTTGCCGGGCGCAACGGCATCCTCGGTGCGCTGCATGAAGACCTGATCGACACGTCGTTCGAAAGCGATGCAGCCATCGCCGCCCTGCGTCACACGCCGGGCGGCGCCTTCGGCTCGTGCCGCTACAAGCTGAAGGGGCTGGACGAAAGCCGCGCCCATTACGAACGGCTGATCGACGTGTTCCGCGCGCATGACATCCGCTACTTCCTGTACAACGGCGGCAACGACTCGATGGACACCGCATGGAAGGTGTCGCAGATCGCCGAGCGTCTGAACTACCCGCTGGTGTGCGTCGGTGTACCGAAGACGGTCGACAACGATCTGGTCGGCACCGACAACTGCCCCGGCTTCGGTTCGGTGGCGAAATACGTCGCCGTGTCGATGATGGAAGCCGGTCTCGATGTCGCGTCGATGGCGCGCACCTCGACGAAGATATTCGTCATGGAAGTGATGGGCCGGCACGCCGGCTGGATCACCGCGGCTGCCGGACTGGCAGCGCGCAATGCGGGCGATGCGCCGCACCTGCTGCTGTTCCCCGAAATCCCCTTCGATCAGGCCGCCTTCATGGCGCGCGTCGATGCCTGCGTGCGCGAACACCAGTTCTGTGCCATCGCGGTGTCGGAAGGCCTGCGTGGGCCCGACGGCAAGCTGCTGGCCGAATCGGGCACGCGTGACGCGTTCGGTC
The sequence above is a segment of the Methyloversatilis sp. RAC08 genome. Coding sequences within it:
- a CDS encoding Trm112 family protein, which codes for MDPRLLEILVCPVTKGPLVLDRARNELQCKASRLAYPIRDGIPVMLEDEAREMSEAEVAALRDAVPGRGTASI
- the kdsB gene encoding 3-deoxy-manno-octulosonate cytidylyltransferase → MFKVVIPARFASTRLPGKPLIDIGGLPMVVRVAQQAARSGADALVVATDHEGIAAAVTAHGFQAVMTRADHSTGTDRIAEVAEQLGWSPATVVVNVQGDEPLIDPDLIRAVALALDQDPESSIATASSAITEAADFFSPGVVKVVCDAQGRAMYFSRAPIPWARDDFAVTRDVLPPGLDAQRHIGIYAYRVRFLQKNARLSPAAAEQCEALEQLRALWHGHRIRVVGNVAMPHAGVDTEDDLARMRALFANGIA
- the adk gene encoding adenylate kinase, with the translated sequence MRLILLGPPGAGKGTQATFIKERFSIPQISTGDMLRAAVKAGTPLGIEAKKVMDAGGLVSDDLIIGLVKDRLLADDCKAGYMFDGFPRTIPQADAMKQAKVAIDFVLEIQVPDSDIITRMSGRRAHLASGRTYHVVFNPPKVEGIDDVTGEPLVQRDDDREEVVKKRLEVYHSQTRPLVDYYSGWAQRGEPGAPQYRAISGVGPVDEVMKRALEALR
- a CDS encoding 6-phosphofructokinase — its product is MPANLFYAQSGGVTAVINATACGVIQAAREQGGRIGKVFAGRNGILGALHEDLIDTSFESDAAIAALRHTPGGAFGSCRYKLKGLDESRAHYERLIDVFRAHDIRYFLYNGGNDSMDTAWKVSQIAERLNYPLVCVGVPKTVDNDLVGTDNCPGFGSVAKYVAVSMMEAGLDVASMARTSTKIFVMEVMGRHAGWITAAAGLAARNAGDAPHLLLFPEIPFDQAAFMARVDACVREHQFCAIAVSEGLRGPDGKLLAESGTRDAFGHAQLGGVGQQVAELIKAQLGHKYHWALPDYLQRSGRHIASATDAAQAHALGRRAVELALEGRNAVMPAIVRTADSPYQWEIGVVQLADVANHEKMMPRDFISDDGFGITDACRRYLQPLIAGEDYPPYVDGLPAYVSLKNESVAAVLPAFGG